The following DNA comes from Bufo gargarizans isolate SCDJY-AF-19 unplaced genomic scaffold, ASM1485885v1 fragScaff_scaffold_41_pilon:::fragment_2:::debris, whole genome shotgun sequence.
TTTGGCTCTGCTCCCAGATCCTGTCCCTGAGTCTCTCTCCATTTTACACAGTCTGCAGTTCGGCTCCCTTGCTGTCGCTGTGAGTACTGTATGGCCTGTGGGGGGTTCTGCACTGCAGTCTTTTTAAATGGGGGTGTTGCTCAATATATGGGGGGGCTGCTGAGGCTTGGGAGggggttaaaaatgtttttgtggaATTGCTACGGGACCTTCAGCTGAAGGCCATGACATTTTACCGGCTATGCCAGTGCATGCAATAGCTTCTCTTGTCAACTTCAAAGCAGATCCCCAAAATCCTCCCCTTCTATCCGCAGAGAAGCTATCGCCACTGTATCAAGAGCTGGTAATCTAACTGTAGTGTAACTATATAGACAGATGAGGTGAGAGACATgttgacctttccctgttcccagAGGTCAGAAGAATACTCAACTCAGGTGGCAGTGCCAGGATGTCCGACACAGCGCCACTCTGTGGTAGGAACATGGAACAGCTACTTATTCTTCATAGGACATTACCCTCATTCTCCAACACATAGGGGCAGGAGAGGGTACAGCAGATGCTGACCTACAATTTTTCCATTCTAGATGTTGTCGGTTCTGGCACAGAGGTCGCCGCTTTTGGCTAAAATGAGGGTTCTAGGAGCCATCGGCGTAAGAGCAGCCCACAGCCACGGGGACCACGGTAAGTGCTGGGAATAAAATTGTACGACAGTAGGTAAGGATTTCACAAGAGTAAGTGAGAGGCACAGAATCCGGTGAGATAAAGACAAAGAATGAGGTACCAGGCATCAGTTTTGTGCTAACCATTTGTTATACGGAAGGAACTGTAGATGGCCCAAAATGATGTGTGAGGACCATAAAAGAGCCTCAAATGAGGCATGGGATACAAATAATAATGTTGGAAAAGTATGGAGGGCCTGGAATGCCATGATACACTGGTAATAGGTTTGAAGAAAAGGGGAGGGTCCTTGAATGAGCTACCTCTTATAAGATTTGTTAAGTAGAGAAGAGCTCTGATGGGTACCTATTGGAGATCCAGAAAGTCAGGAGAGCCCCTGAATGGGGTGAAATACTTCAAACAATATTTAGGTAGAATGGAGGAATATTAAACCAAAGTGATGGGACATCGACGCGGACCTGAGGCTTCAGCCACTAATTAAGAGGCACAGAATGAGGCATGAGGCACCTGTGATAAGAATAAGTAAGTATCACATAAAATAAGGTGTGAGGCACTTTTATTGAACTGTGACTTAAGTGTCCAAGAATGAGACATCAGGTAACTGCAATTGACAAGGACACAGGCCAACGTATAAGGCGCCAGCAATTGGACAAGGAAGTAAAGACTGAGGTATGGGAACTGATACGGGCACAAAACTAAGAGCGAGGCACCTGTAATAAGACACAGGTCGTTATGTGGGCATAAAATGAGGCATGAGgtcaggggtggattgggaacttaaaggggttttctcatctcagacaatgggggcatattgctaggatatgccctcattgtcttataggtgcgggtcccaccgctgggatccgcacctatatcgagaacggagccccgaaagtgagagcgcactgcgcatgcacagccgccctccattcatttctatggggccgctaaaaatagctgagcgccgcatagaaataaatgggagcatgggccgcgcatgcacttctatgggagaggcggggattagcgcttggtggtggatggaccccgggaaatctggggtcctccagccacagcgctccccgttCCTTTTGTCTATaggtgtgggacctgcacctatcagacaatgggggcatatgctagtgatatgcccccattgtctaagatgggaatacccctttaaagtggccctgaaaaaaaaaaaaaaggtggcccCAATGTTGTAGGTAGGTCATAATCGACAGAAGGTGGTATTTAGAATACCATCCCACAGACCCAAATACCCcagtgcggcacaaaatactTCTCCAGAACTGTCCCTCTTCAATGGCCATGGCTGCcactttctgtcctcctccaattGTGTCTAATATGGAGCAGGATTCTTGGGATGTGAGATATGGGCCACAGCACCAAGTCAGCCCTACGCTCAACATGCAcctggacttcctctaataatgacccTTGTTTCCCTAGtagtatgtacccagccagcggcaATGAGGAGGCTCTCATTGCCCTATGGGCATCGGCGCAAcaggaaaattccctgtagggtctatggccaataacaaccccccccccattaGGTGCATCTTAGGATACAGACAGGATAAGGCAGCTATTAAGAAAAAGGAATTGAGAAAGGCACATTAGTTGCCTGTAATAAGTTGCTTAAGCAAGAATGAGACGGGAGGTACCTGAAGcaagagaagatgaggacagtgaGTGGAAGGAGCGTGCCAGGGGCAGAGTGCCATGAGTCATTAGCGAATACTGTACTACAAACAGCCGTTTCTGCAAGACAATGGGAAGCACAAGTATGTGACCCTAACGTCTTCACTGTGAGCTTACTAATCTGTAGTGCTTTATAATGATGTTAACAAAGTCAACAGTTCCTCCATCAAAACTCCCTAAAAACACTGTAAACGGCACATCATGGATGATGGCTAAATGGAGAATTTCAAGGTAAGGAGACAAACCCTTCCTGTTATTTTTATACTGGTAAAGATGAACAAGCTTACATCTTCCCTAGATAGTCAGTAATCGGGGCTACTTGTATTTAAAGAGCTTCTcctggaattatttaaaatggccgtAAGCAacatgtcctagaatgtgagaagGACTGGTTTCTACTTCCAGAGTTGCCTAGAGGGTGAGGTCGAGGCCACACTACACACTatactctggcacttgcatatactacacattCGTGATtgctcctgtcaggctgctcagccatgatggcatttCATGGGTAGGATCGCATCATTACCatttattgtagagcagtgtactGAGGCCCTAGACGGCTCCAACGGGCGGCAAGCAACTACGCAAGCAGTTGCAACCAGTCCTACTGAcactctaggacaggttgctggcggccattttaaatttctgaagaacccctttaaagggcaattCCAGTAACCGCTGATATGATCAATAATACAGTAATAATTTCTGAATTACTAAACgggtataatactgcctcatatgtgcaagaatatacagTAACTATGACAAtcctgcccctatgtacaataatataactactataatagttcCTCATATGTGCAaacatataactactacaatacttcccccctatgtacaagactataactactataaggcctctttcacacgagcgtgactgattaggtccggatgcgttcagggtgcattcagtgaaactcgcaccattttgcaagcaagttcagtcagttttgtctgcgattgcgtttagttgttcagttttttccgtgtgggtgctatgcgttttgatgcgtttttcacgcgcgtgataaaaaaactaagGCTGCGtttacacgggcgagatttccgcgcgggtgcaatgcagtaggtgaacgcattgcacctgcactgaatcctgacccattcatttcaatggggctgtgtacatgagcattttttttcatgcatcagttctgcaatgctttaaaatcgcagcatgttctatattcagcgtttttcacgcagccctggccccatagaagtgaatggggctgcgttaataactcattgcaagtgcggatgcaatgcgtttttcactgatggttgctaggagatgttgtttgtaaaccttcagttttttatcacgcgcgtgaaaaacgcatcaaaacgcattgcacccgcgcggaaaaaactgaacaactaaacgcaattgcagccaaaactgactgaacttgcttgcaaaatggtgcgtgtttaactgaacgcatccggacctaatctgtcacgctcgtgtgaactcagcctaaggcctcgttcacacttcagtgtttggtcagtgatttccatcagtgatttgtgagccaaaaccaggtgcaactctaaacacagaacagtagcagatctttcccttctacctcatgtctgtggaggctccacttctggttttggctcacaaatcactgatggaaatcactgaccaaacactgaagtgtgaacgaggcctaaaggtttacaaacaacatgtcttagcaaccatcagtgaaaaatgcattgcatccgcacttgcttccagatccaatgcgtttttcactgaagccccattcacttctatgatgaGACAGGGCTGCAAGAAAAAAcgcataatatagaacatgctgcaacgcagaactgatgcgtgaaaaaaaacgctcatgtacacagacctattgaaatgaatgggttaggattcagtgcaggtgctatgcgttcacatgcATTGCGCCTGCGTGGAAAACtcgaccgtgtgaaagaggcctaatggtggataaactaatactttattgATACTAGTTAAAAATAGGGGGAATATATAACATTTTTCACTCTTTCAAAAATATCTAATAATCGGGTTgggactactataatactgcccccctatgtagaggaatataactactataatactgccccatatgTACCATATAACTACTacaccactgcctcctatgtagaagaatataactactataatactgctacctatgcacaagaatagaactactataatactgcctcatatatacaagagtataactactataatatttgcccctatgtactagaatataagtactataacagtacctcttatgtacaagaatatgactactataatactgcctctgtgGGACAAGAATATcatgactataatactgcctcctatgtacaagaatataactactataatactgctttctatgtacaagaatataactaattacccctatgtaaaagaatatatacCTATGGGCATATGAAAATATTACCAGTTCTAATGGCATCTCTTACATCATTAGACGCAGTACCATATTACACCAAGCCGGCATATTTTGACCACCGGACTCTTCCTCTGCCTGACATCCCCTTTCATGATGGTCTGAGCTCCCAGGAAACTGCGCTTAAGGAGAAGGAGAAAGGACCTTGGAAGCAGCTGAGTCCAGAGGACAAGATATCACGTAATGTACAGTGTGTTCAGGACCAGTGGTCTACTAGTGCCCATAAGCATTGTTTGCCTGGTATGGCCACTTGTTTAGCATGTAGTGCCAGAGATTACAGTGATGAAAATCTCTGGGCTTTCTAGACACCCTGCAATTTTTGAAATTGCCACAGATCCAAGCCTACAGACCACCATTCTGATCTGTTCATATGACCCTTTATATAATGCCCAGTAGACTCTCTATGGCTGATGCCCCCTTAATCTGAGGGCCTTCCTTAATTGGGTGCTTCTTTAACTCTACCTTTTTTTTCATTGCCACACAGTTTACCGTATCCAGTTTAACCAGACATATGCAGAGATGAATAAACCAACCAATGAGTGGAAAAGTGTGATTGGTGGCATCCTCTTCTTCTTTGGCATAACAGGACTCATAGTGTGGTGGCAGAAAGTACATGGTGAGAATACTATTGGAAAACGGGCTTCTTTTGGGGACTGTCTTGGGGGTAGGACTAACACCATGTTTTCTGTCTGTGTAGTGTTCCCTCCTCTCCCGCACACCCTCCAGGAGGAGTGGATACAGATGCAGATTCGAAGGATGTTGGACATGCGCGTGGGGCCCATTGAAGGCTTCTCCTCCAACTGGGACTATGAGAAGAATGAGTGGAAGAAATAAACTGTGATCTTCGAAGGCACTAGATCCAAGCCAGCACAAACTCTCCATATACAACCTAACCGTGGTGTGTCCATGTACTAGTTCAACAATAGTCTGTTAATAAACTCTTGTCAATGAATCCACGTAACACGGGTGTAAAAGCATCTTCTGTCTCTCATAACAATGCCATGGTCTGCAAAATGTAGGCctggatcctgagttacatactatatgatgctccagagctgcactcgccaTGCTGCTCCCACTACTGGGCTTCCAGCACTGGGTAAAATAAAATTACTTGTTTAAGCACCACCCATGCACTCCACTAACTGAGGGGACTTGGAGGGACCTCCTCCCCCACGTTGTTTATAAGTGTTTGAAGGAGGGGCCTAGTTTAGTGACGTGAAGGACttgcttaaagggggttgtctcatctcgccatTACTAAGTCGAGATAAGGCACAGTCCTGACCACCAGCCAGGAAACGGAGACAGTGGACAATGCCGAAGCATGGAAGCTACAGAAACTATGCCATTTCCTATCGGGCTAGTGGTCGTGACTAAcagcgagatgagacaacccttttaataagtAAGATTAGGGGAGGGTCAGTTGGAGATGCAAATGCATGAGTGGTAGTGAAAGACAACCCTCAGTAAGGCGTTTTCGTAGGTCCTATTAATTAGAATAGGTTATGTGCATGGtggtcacattgaacatggccCATAACCATCTATCAGTGCTGAATGCGGCTCTTGGGGTACAAAAGATTGGGGACCACTGGCCTGTatcatacttcagagctgcactcactatcctgCTGGTGGAATCATTGAgcacatattacactccagagctacactcactattctgctggtggagtggGAGTGTAAATACATTAtttatccagagctgcactcactatttttatggtggagtcactgtgtataaatatacattatgtatcctgtactgatcctcagttgcatcctgtattatactccacagctgtaCTCGCTATTCTGCTTGTGGAGTCACTGAACTTATTACAtttttcctgtactgatccttggTTACATTCTATATtagactccagagctgcactcactattctgctggtggagtcactgtgtacattacttatactgaactgatcctgagttacattctatattatactccagagctgtaatcactattctgctggtgaagtcactgtgtacatacatttattatcctgtattatacttcagaacTGCACTCAAGATGAGAAATACAACGCATTtagaaaggtggaggtttgcttTAAAGGGGATGTTGAGTTTGGACAACTTGCCTCAGTCATCTGTTATCTTTAGGGGAAATAAATGAGTTACTCAATGAAATAAACTGGCCACCCATCTGGACCCTCAGTCAATCTCTTCCCATCACCATATGCCAGGGGTGGGCAACCTGtggcacttcagctgttgtgatactacaactcccagcatgcatacttgctctgcttttctcagaactctcagaaataaatggagcatgctgggaattgtagtttcacaacagctggagtgccgcaggttgcccaCCCCTGTCCTATGCTttctggagaactcctttaatttaccaatcagattttcctgcAGCTTACTGCCATATTTCCAGAGCAGGTCAAATATCCAGGAGACAAAATAACTGTATTAATGGCATTTTATTGAAACTTGTTACATGGAAAATCAAAAATATGTAATAAATACAACTCATATCTGAGTTACAGTAATCATCCCAACaatagttatataaaaaaaaaaaggaaatgaaatAAAGACAGGCAGGCAGGAGTAATCTATTACAGAAAATGCATTTATTATTTTGACAATTGAATCTGTTGATGTGAAATGATCACGGATCAGATCTTACTGATCATTACTGAATATAAACCAACCAATCACTCCTAAACATATAAAAGCAATCATTCTTATGTGAAGTGCGCACAGTCTCCCAGCGGAGGGAGGACATTGATGATTCCACATACAGGGGCAGAATCGGCATCACCTCTAGGTGACAGTTTTGTGTAAACAGGTCATGAACTATAAGGGTCAGAGTTCCGTTTTTCTGATGCAGAGCTCCAAACCCCTGGGGACACAGAATTACATGGCTTAGGCCTTTTTTACACGGTCGTCACAGATGTTCTCCCTATGCATTGCgagaaacccgcgcgagtaggcacgcaatttcagtcagtttttactgcgattgcgttctgatgttcaggttttttctcacgcacgtgagaaaaaactgaatgtggtacccagacccgaacctgggcttcttcactgaagttcgggtttgggttaggtgttctattaattttattattttccctcataacatggttataaaggaaaatagcattattaatacagaatgcttagtaaaatgtggcttgaggggttaaagaaaaaaatttactcGCCTCATCCTCttattcgcgcagccggcattgtcttctttcttcatctttcaggacctgcaaaaggaccttagacataatcgtgctcaccacgtagtgagcgcgattatgtcatcaaaggtccttttgcaggtcccgaaagatgaagaaagaagacaatgccggctgcgcgaataaaaggatgaggtgagttaatttttttctttaacccctcaagccacattttactaagcattctgtattaatcatgctattttcctttataaccatgttataagggaaaataatacagtaaattgacttttatcaatttacttacatcatctagcaaccatgcgttaaAAAAATTcatagcatccgcacttgcttgcggatgctatgagattttcacacagacccattaatttctatggggcctgcgttgcgtgaaaaatgcagaatatagaacatgctgcgattttcacgcaacgcacaagtgacgcgtgaaaatcaccgcccattgaagtgaatgggtccggagtcagtgcggatgcaatgcgttcacctcacgcattgcacccgcgtggaattctcgcccgtgtgaaagtggccttatacTTACGAATAAAACACATTATACAGTAGTCTCTTCCTACTCGTGGCCGCAGGGGATCTGGAGCTCTGTATCACATAAATGGAGCCCCAACTGCTAGAATGATATATTAAGAAAGCAATCAGCACAGGATATTGAACCTAAAAATGATCTGGTGAAGACTTTATTATTTAGCATAATTTAGACTGGTGATTAAGAATTCTGACATTGTATTACTATTAGTTTTTAGGTTTATATCGCTTTTATTCTATGCAGAACACATTCACAATAATCTGGTTATACAATTTATTGTCTCCTGGAGACTGGGTCAGCAGACCTCAGACtacctaggcctctttcacacgagcgtgacggattagctccggatgcgttcagtgaaactcgcaccattttctgcgattgcgttcagttgtttttttcagcgcgggtgcaatgcgtttttcacgcgcgtgataaaaaactgaaatgtTTACAACATCTTCtagtaaccatcagtgaaaaccgcattgcatccgtacttgcttgcggatgcgatgcgtttttcactgaaccccaattcacttctatggggccagggctgcgtgaaaaaacgcagaatatagaacatgctgcgattttttaacgcaacgcagaactgatgcgtgaaaaaaataatataaatgggtcaggattcagtgcaggtggcaggcgttcatgtcacgcattgcacccgcacggaaaactcgctcgtgtgaaaggggccttactccacTCACATACTGAAAATTCAGGTGTGCCTCCAGTTAATGGGAGTCATTTATGAACGCCagtttggtgtaaaaaaaaaaccaaaaacttgCAAGCCCCTTTTTTCTGTCTGTCACACACAGTGTTTTTGCACCATCTTTGCCACTGGGCCGTGAAGGGGGCTTGGTGGCGCCAACGACACTGTCAAATTCACTAACATGTACACCTGAAAACAGGTGTAAATGTTGGAGAAAACTACTCCACTCAGGGAATGGGGTAGTTTCTCAATCCCGGCATACAAACTGCCTTAGGatgcacctcgtcataaattaggtgtatCCTCTGgcagcccggggggggggggggggggaccaaagACCTGCGTAAAATGCtagtcttagtaaatgacccccaatatattTTGCCTCCCGCGTTACAATATCCCAGTAAGCTGACATATGAGGGTTTTGTTTTTGCGGGTTCCTCACTGTACAGGCGAGACCAGCTATTTTGCTGGGATGTTTCCAGTAATTCTACACGGTGATGACCCTGCAGACAGCTCAGCTTCATGTGAGGGACATGGCTGGAGACACCATATATGCCATCGCCCTGGAATTTTCAGGCCTGCCAGGGACACACACCTTATAGAGGCTTCAGAAGTATATTCTATACacagtggtctccaacctgttGCCAAACTACCATTACCAGCATGCTCTGAAAGCTGGAGGCCACTATTTTAGAAGTGATACTTacctacacattttttttatagtttggtACCCAGCTATATGCAGGGTGGTAAACTATATACTTATAGCAACCCTAAGGAGTAGCTAATAGTACTCTACTGACTGGGATCACATTTATGGTTCCAAAACGTGCAGATATAGACTTCTGCTGCACTACAAGTCAGGCCAATTTGACGATTATGTGAAGGTATATTATCCGGAACCTCAGTATTGTGATCATAGAGACCTACTGTAGTGCTTCTAGAGATGATAGTGCACCAGAAGGGTGTTTTGCACCCCTCTGCACCCCTTTACTATCCCAGTACAGAAGCATCCAACTCAGGTTCACCTATTCTATCCCATAAGACAATCTGGACGGTTCTCCTCTTCCCCGTTTGCTAATACTGAAGTGCATATGGAGAAGGGGGGCTCTGTGGCATGAGGGTCAACTTGAGCTACTCCCCCATCTCCATCCACATGTCCTAAAGGGTTTCCCTTTATGGTACGtactgcctcccatgtgaatGGTCTGGTCACTAGATTTCATTCTCTCCTCTGTCCACTCCGAACAACCCCCATACTTCATATGCATCATAGAGCGTAGTGATGGGGGGGTGTAGTTCACTGCCTGGGACGCCCTTGTTATGGGACCACTAGACAAGACCGTGTATTACATGGCTGCCCAATTACTTTTCCCACAGTGCGGTTCCCAGCAGCCAGACCCCTTTGCCATCAGTTGGGGAAGCTTCCTCAAAAAGGGAACTCTAAACCTTTTGGGTAAACAGTCCTTCAAAGCTTAAAGGGGCTCACAATGACTCCCCCATGAGATGAGTTTCATGAAGATATCCAAGGTGTGGATAACCCCACTGCTAAGCAAAGTAACACCTAGGAGAAACAATGGATGACCCTGTAATAGAGGGCCCCCCCAAGACTTGCATTGCATTGTGGATCAATCACAGTGATGTTGCAAACATCAAGGTCAAGGAAACACAGGGACTTCCAGCATGAAAACGggaaaaaaaccaaaacaaaaaaaaccctatTTATTTAAATACAGATTACGGATCTGATCCACAGAACAGGAACTTAAAATAAACTAACAAATGGTTAACAAGGATCTGGAGTCTGCAGAGCAGGAGTCCCAGTTACTGGGACATCCTGTATGAGGAAggggggataagacattctttgtCAAGGGTGGACATTGAGAACTCCCCACCTTCCCGACATCTTTTCTTATATCTGGGTCCAGTGGACGGAGGTCTATCTGCGGACGATGTAGGAGGCCAGCAGGGCCGCACCAGCCAGTGTCGCACCAGTGAGAAGCCACCTCCCGAAGCGTTCCTGGCTCTTTCTGGATTTAGCTGCGGCATCGCTTCCATAAAGGCCGACAAAAGCTTCCTGTGGGGAAGGAAAAGGAGGTTAATAAGACAATACTGTCCAGTGCTGACAGGATCCTCCGCAGCAAGGAGCCTAGGAATCAACCCTGAGTGAATCTGCTCCCCTACGACCACTGTTACACAGGCTGTGGGATGCATGGTGGTCACTGCCGCCATTATAACTTTTCACTGACCCTGAAAGACAACTACATTAGCAAAGTTACACCAATGTAGCCCCCATCCCTTTCATCTACTCATCTGTCAGTCTTAACAGCAAATTTAGCATTCTATTCATTATCTATGAAGTGCTGTttatgtttccattgtgtttccattACTCCACAGTCCATGGAGAACATATGCAGTACACGTCCGGGATTCACTGAAGTCTGAATGAGGCCCCATAAACACGACCGTATCCAGTCAGTTTGCGGTctgaaaatccacacaaaaaatggATACTGCCCACATATTTTCCTGTTCTGCACCTTCTG
Coding sequences within:
- the LOC122922515 gene encoding cytochrome c oxidase subunit 4 isoform 1, mitochondrial-like isoform X1, which translates into the protein MLTFPCSQRSEEYSTQVAVPGCPTQRHSVMLSVLAQRSPLLAKMRVLGAIGVRAAHSHGDHDAVPYYTKPAYFDHRTLPLPDIPFHDGLSSQETALKEKEKGPWKQLSPEDKISLYRIQFNQTYAEMNKPTNEWKSVIGGILFFFGITGLIVWWQKVHVFPPLPHTLQEEWIQMQIRRMLDMRVGPIEGFSSNWDYEKNEWKK
- the LOC122922515 gene encoding cytochrome c oxidase subunit 4 isoform 1, mitochondrial-like isoform X2 encodes the protein MLSVLAQRSPLLAKMRVLGAIGVRAAHSHGDHDAVPYYTKPAYFDHRTLPLPDIPFHDGLSSQETALKEKEKGPWKQLSPEDKISLYRIQFNQTYAEMNKPTNEWKSVIGGILFFFGITGLIVWWQKVHVFPPLPHTLQEEWIQMQIRRMLDMRVGPIEGFSSNWDYEKNEWKK